In the bacterium genome, TCCGGACTGCGATCATTTTATCGGGAGTATTCTCGACCTTGAGGCCTTGCGGCTGGCGATGAACGGCGTACACGCAGTCTTTCATCTGGCGGCCGTGGCGGATGTGAAGGACGTTTTTGACGATCCCATCTACGCGGAGAACGTGAACACGCGTGGGACGATTTATGTCCTCGAGGCCGCCCGCCGGGCGGGGGTGAAGCGGGTCATCTACGGCAGCACGACCTGGGTATACAGCGATGCCGAGGGTGACCTCGTTGACGAGAGCGTTTTGATTCCTCCCCCCAAGCATCTCTACACCGCGACCAAACTTACTGGGGAACATTACTGCTGCTCCTATGCCGAGCTCTACGGCCTCGATTACACCATTTTCCGCTATGGCATTCCCTATGGCCCCCGGGCCCGGGACGGAGCCGTCGTGCCGATTTTCGTCTCCAAGGCGCTCCGAGGCGAGCCGCTGACCATCGCCGGTGATGGTTCTCAGTTCCGCCAGTTCGTCTATGTGGAAGATCTGGCGGAGGGAAATGTATTGGGTCTTCAGTCGGTTGCCCGGAATAAGATCTACAATCTTGACGGTGACCGGAAGGTGACCATCCGCGAGATTGCCGAGACGATCCAGCGGATTCTGGGCGACGTGGAGATCCAGTACGTGGAGGGCCGCCCCGGGGACTTCGGAGGCAAGGTGGCCGTTAGTTCGCTGGCGAAGAAAGAGCTGGGCTGGGAGCCGAATGTGGACTTCGAGGAAGGCGTGCGGCGATACATCGAGTGGTTCAAAGAACGCGAGAAGAAGCGCGTGGATGAATGGG is a window encoding:
- a CDS encoding NAD-dependent epimerase/dehydratase family protein codes for the protein MRCLVTGGAGFIASHVVDNLRRRGIEVRIFDQRRSEHSPDCDHFIGSILDLEALRLAMNGVHAVFHLAAVADVKDVFDDPIYAENVNTRGTIYVLEAARRAGVKRVIYGSTTWVYSDAEGDLVDESVLIPPPKHLYTATKLTGEHYCCSYAELYGLDYTIFRYGIPYGPRARDGAVVPIFVSKALRGEPLTIAGDGSQFRQFVYVEDLAEGNVLGLQSVARNKIYNLDGDRKVTIREIAETIQRILGDVEIQYVEGRPGDFGGKVAVSSLAKKELGWEPNVDFEEGVRRYIEWFKEREKKRVDEWDRVDDLLKR